DNA from Pseudomonas mendocina:
CGTGTCGACGAAGTCTCCAGTTCCGGCCGTAACACTCAGGGTGTGACCCTGATCAAGCTGGCCAAGGACGAGACGCTGGTCGGCCTGGAGCGTGTACAGGAGCCGACTCCGGTAGAAGATGACGAACTGGTGGAAGGTGAAGAGGGGGCTGAAGTCGCCGAAAACGCCGAAGCGCCGGTCGCCGATGCCGAGGAAGGCAGCGAAGAGTAAAGCCGAAGATTGTAGGAGGGGTCGGGCGACGTTCCGCATCGGTTGCGAATGGCGTCGTTAAGGCCCCTCTCACAAGCACGGCATGACAGTTTGGACATGCCATCGCCTGGTGGTGGCGTTCTGTGAATCTGAGAGAGACAGACGTGAGCAAGCGAGCTTTTAACTTCTGCGCCGGCCCTGCCGCCCTGCCAACTGCCGTACTGGAGCGTGCCCAGGCCGAAATGCTCGACTGGCAAGGTCGAGGTCTGTCGGTCATGGAAATGAGCCATCGCAGCGATGAATACGTAGCGATTGCCAGCCAGGCAGAGCAGGATTTGCGTGATCTGCTCGCGGTGCCCAATGACTACAAGGTGCTGTTCCTGCAGGGCGGTGCCAGTCAGCAGTTTGCCGAGATTCCGCTGAACCTGTTGCCGGAAGATGGTGTGGCTGACTATGTCGAGACCGGCATCTGGTCGAAGAAGGCTATCGAAGAAGCGCGTCGCTATGGCGCCGTCAATGTGGCTGCCAGTGCCAAGGCGCACGACTACTTCGCCATTCCCGGGCAGAACGACTGGCAACTGTCGAAGAATGCCGCTTACGTGCACTACTGCAGCAACGAGACCATCGGCGGTCTGCAGTTCGACTGGGTGCCGCAGACCGGTGATACCCCGCTGGTGGTGGACATGTCCTCGGACATCCTGTCGCGGCCTATGGACGTGTCGCAGTTCGGCCTGATCTACGCCGGCGCGCAGAAGAACATCGGCCCCAGCGGCCTGGTGGTGGTGATCGTGCGTGAAGACCTGCTCGGTCGCGCCCGCAGCGCCTGCCCGACCATGCTTGATTACAAGATCTCCGCTGATAACGGCTCGATGTACAACACTCCGGCGACCTATTCCTGGTACCTGTCCGGCCTGGTTTTCCAGTGGCTGAAGGAGCAGGGCGGTGTCGAGGCCATGGAGCGGGTCAATCGTGCCAAGAAGGATCTGTTGTACAAGACCATCGACAACAGCGACTTCTACAGCAACCCCATTGCCCACAACGCGCGCTCCTGGATGAACGTGCCGTTCCGTCTGGCCGATGAAAAGCTGGACAAGGCTTTCCTGGCGGGTGCCGATGAGCGCGGACTGCTCAACCTCAAGGGGCATCGTTCGGTCGGCGGCATGCGTGCCTCCATCTACAACGCCGTTGGCCTGGATGCGGTCGAGGCGCTGGTAGCCTACATGGCTGAGTTCGAGAAGGAGCACGGCTGATATGTCCGAGCAGGAACTGCAAGCGCTGCGGGTGCGCATCGACAACCTCGACGAACGCATCCTCGAGCTGATCAGCGACCGCGCGCGCTGCGCCGAAGAAGTGGCGCGGGTGAAGATGAAGGAGCTGAAGGAAGGCGAGTCGCCGGTCTTCTACCGCCCCGAACGCGAGGCCCAGGTGCTCAAGCGCGTCATGGAACGCAACCAGGGGCCGCTGGGCAACGAGGAAATGGCGCGGTTGTTCCGGGAAATCATGTCCTCCTGCCTGGCGCTGGAAAACCCGCTGAAAGTCGCTTATCTCGGCCCTGAGGGTACCTTCAGCCAGGCTGCGGCGATGAAGCACTTCGGTCATGCGGTGATCAGCGTGCCGATGGCAGCCATCGACGAAGTGTTCCGCGAAGTGGCTGCCGGTGCGGTGAACTTTGGCGTGGTGCCGGTGGAGAATTCCACCGAGGGCGCGATCAACCACACGCTGGACAGCTTCCTCGAGCACGACATGGTGATCTGCGGTGAAGTCGAACTGCGAATTCACCATCACCTGCTGGTGGGCGAAACGACCCAGACCAACAAGATCACCCGCATCTACTCCCATGCCCAGTCGCTGGCCCAGTGCCGCAAGTGGCTGGATGCGCATTATCCGAATGTCGAGCGTGTGGCGGTTTCCAGCAACGCCGACGCGGCCAAACGGGTCAAGAGCGAGTGGAACAGCGCGGCCATCGCCGGCGACATGGCGGCCAATCTGTATGGGCTGACCAAGCTGGCAGAGAAGATCGAGGATCGCCCGGACAACTCTACGCGTTTCCTCATCATTGGCAGCCAGGAAGTGCCGCCGACCGGCGATGACAAGACCTCGATCATCGTCTCGATGCGCAACAAGCCGGGCGCGCTGCATGAGCTGCTGGTGCCTTTCCACAACAACGGTATCGACCTGACGCGCATCGAAACGCGCCCCTCGCGCAGCGGCAAGTGGACCTACGTGTTCTTCATTGATTTCGTCGGCCATCATCGCGACCCATTGATCAAGGACGTGCTGGAGAAGCTCGCCCAGGAAGCCGTAGCGCTGAAGGTGCTGGGGTCTTATCCGAAGGCGGTGCTTTGAGTGGAGCCTGAGCTTCAGGTGCCGCAGGGCTCCTCGCTCCTAGAGTGCAACCAACGGACACTGAGTACGCGGCAGAAACCCTGCGTCGTCTGGTTCTCAGGGCTCAGCGGTGCGGGTAAGTCGACCCTGGCCGAGGCGCTGGAGCGCAGCCTGCAAGCCGCGGGCCTGCATACTTATCTGCTCGATGGAGATCGCCTGCGCCTCGGTCTGAATCGTGATCTGGGTTTCTCCGAGCAAGATCGGCAGGAGAATATTCGCCGTGCTGGTGAGGTGGCCGCATTGATGGCCGAGGCAGGATTGATCGTGCTGGCCGCGTTCATTTCGCCTTTTCGCGCTGATCGCGATGCTGTGCGTCAATTGTTGCCCGGCCGATTCGTCGAGGTCTTCATTGATACGCCTCTGCACGTTTGCGAGGCCCGTGATCCGAAAGGACTGTACCGGCGGGCGCGAGCCGGTCTGATCCAGAACTTCACGGGGCTTGATTCTCCATTCGAGGCACCGCAGGCTGCCGAGTTGCGTTTCGACACCAGCAGCTGTTCGGTTGAAGAGGCCGTGCAGCAGATCCACGACTACCTCAGGAGCCATCATGCCCTGTGAGTTCGTCAATCGTATTGCGTTAGAGAAGAGCCTCCTGTCATGAGTTGCGATTTCCTAGCCCTGGCTCAGCCAGGCGTGCAAAAACTGTCCCCCTACGTACCTGGCAAGCCAGTCGATGAGCTGGCTCGCGAGCTGGGGCTCGACCCTGCCGGCATCGTCAAGCTGGCCAGTAACGAGAACCCGCTTGGTCCCAGCGCCAAGGTGCTTGCTGCAATTCGTGCCGAGCTGGACGAGTTGACCCGCTATCCCGACGGTAACGGTTTCACCCTCAAGGCTGCCCTGGCTGCGCGCTATGGCGTGCAGGCGGCGCAAGTCACGCTGGGCAACGGTTCCAACGACATTCTCGAGCTGGTCGCCCGTGCTTATCTGGCGCCCGGCCTCAATGCCGTGTTCAGCGACTATGCCTTCGCCGTCTATCCCATCGCCACTCAGGCCGTTGGTGCGCAAGGCAAGATCGTGCCTGCCAAGGATTACGGTCACGATCTGGACGCGATGCTGGCGGCCATCGATGACCACACTCGTGTGGTATTCATCGCCAACCCCAACAACCCGACGGGCACCTGGTTTGGCCCTGAGGCGCTTGAAGCCTTCCTGGCCAGGGTGCCGGAGTCGGTGCTGGTGGTGCTGGACGAGGCCTATATCGAATACGCCGAAGGCGATGAATTACCGGATGGGCTGGACTACCTGGCGCGTCATTCCAACCTGCTGGTTTCGCGCACCTTCTCCAAGGCCTACGGCCTGGCTTCGCTGCGTGTGGGTTACGCCATCAGCTCGCCAGCCATTGCCGATGTGCTCAATCGCGTACGCCAGCCCTTCAACGTCAATAGCCTGGCTCTGGCGGCTGCCTGTGCAGCGCTGGCGGATACCGAGTACCTGGCAGAAGGGCGCCGCCTCAATGACGTCGGCATGCAGCAGTTGCAGGACGGCCTGCGTGAGTTGGGGCTGAGCTGGATTCCCTCCAAAGGCAATTTCATCGCTGTCGATTTTGGGCGCGACACTGCCGCGATCAATCAGGCGCTGCTGCGTGAAGGGGTGATAGTGCGGCCGATGGCCGGTTATCGCATGCCTAATTTCCTGCGGGTTTCCATCGGTTTGCCGAAAGAGAATGCTCGCTTCCTCGAGGCGCTGGCCAAGGTGCTGTCGGCGTGACTGTCACTGCAGTGCAATCGAAAGCCCCTAAGATCGGCCGCCTGGTGGTGGTCGGTCTCGGGCTTATCGGCGGCTCCTTCGCCAAAGGCTTGCGCGAGCGAGGCCTGTGTCGTGAGATCGTGGGCGTCGATCTGGATGCCGAGTCGCGTCGCCTGGCCGTTCAGTTGGGCGTCGTGGATCGTTGCGAGAGCGACC
Protein-coding regions in this window:
- the pheA gene encoding prephenate dehydratase — translated: MSEQELQALRVRIDNLDERILELISDRARCAEEVARVKMKELKEGESPVFYRPEREAQVLKRVMERNQGPLGNEEMARLFREIMSSCLALENPLKVAYLGPEGTFSQAAAMKHFGHAVISVPMAAIDEVFREVAAGAVNFGVVPVENSTEGAINHTLDSFLEHDMVICGEVELRIHHHLLVGETTQTNKITRIYSHAQSLAQCRKWLDAHYPNVERVAVSSNADAAKRVKSEWNSAAIAGDMAANLYGLTKLAEKIEDRPDNSTRFLIIGSQEVPPTGDDKTSIIVSMRNKPGALHELLVPFHNNGIDLTRIETRPSRSGKWTYVFFIDFVGHHRDPLIKDVLEKLAQEAVALKVLGSYPKAVL
- the hisC gene encoding histidinol-phosphate transaminase, encoding MSCDFLALAQPGVQKLSPYVPGKPVDELARELGLDPAGIVKLASNENPLGPSAKVLAAIRAELDELTRYPDGNGFTLKAALAARYGVQAAQVTLGNGSNDILELVARAYLAPGLNAVFSDYAFAVYPIATQAVGAQGKIVPAKDYGHDLDAMLAAIDDHTRVVFIANPNNPTGTWFGPEALEAFLARVPESVLVVLDEAYIEYAEGDELPDGLDYLARHSNLLVSRTFSKAYGLASLRVGYAISSPAIADVLNRVRQPFNVNSLALAAACAALADTEYLAEGRRLNDVGMQQLQDGLRELGLSWIPSKGNFIAVDFGRDTAAINQALLREGVIVRPMAGYRMPNFLRVSIGLPKENARFLEALAKVLSA
- the serC gene encoding 3-phosphoserine/phosphohydroxythreonine transaminase — protein: MSKRAFNFCAGPAALPTAVLERAQAEMLDWQGRGLSVMEMSHRSDEYVAIASQAEQDLRDLLAVPNDYKVLFLQGGASQQFAEIPLNLLPEDGVADYVETGIWSKKAIEEARRYGAVNVAASAKAHDYFAIPGQNDWQLSKNAAYVHYCSNETIGGLQFDWVPQTGDTPLVVDMSSDILSRPMDVSQFGLIYAGAQKNIGPSGLVVVIVREDLLGRARSACPTMLDYKISADNGSMYNTPATYSWYLSGLVFQWLKEQGGVEAMERVNRAKKDLLYKTIDNSDFYSNPIAHNARSWMNVPFRLADEKLDKAFLAGADERGLLNLKGHRSVGGMRASIYNAVGLDAVEALVAYMAEFEKEHG
- the cysC gene encoding adenylyl-sulfate kinase, with amino-acid sequence MSTRQKPCVVWFSGLSGAGKSTLAEALERSLQAAGLHTYLLDGDRLRLGLNRDLGFSEQDRQENIRRAGEVAALMAEAGLIVLAAFISPFRADRDAVRQLLPGRFVEVFIDTPLHVCEARDPKGLYRRARAGLIQNFTGLDSPFEAPQAAELRFDTSSCSVEEAVQQIHDYLRSHHAL